Proteins encoded by one window of Agelaius phoeniceus isolate bAgePho1 chromosome 3, bAgePho1.hap1, whole genome shotgun sequence:
- the PNLDC1 gene encoding poly(A)-specific ribonuclease PNLDC1 isoform X1 — MEVGAEGFAQRLPRLRRRILRAAFVALDMEFTGLHSTSLQNNEPSLFDSPAERYVKARESVQRFTLVQLGLAIFSKENSNKYVVHSYNFFLFPSTLGIKDVEFTLSASSIQFLSHYGFDYNKFLKDGIPYMNEVQEKILRQHLLAGTWKVRSTSNADRDVLKKAIDEVTTWIAAAKEEDTMILQDLSGYHVIEVQLVLRQALENVWTEPLGDKKVMVKKVSPEHRQLLENSSYDHCQKKLILLSARGFTNLFQILVKVKKPLVGHNMLMDLMHLHDKFYRPLPESYEEFKRNIHNLFPVIIDTKTVTKSVQKKCRFPRVSNLVEAYAVLCSSNLNPKGPPCPVTALASGCSRYGEKKFPHEAGYDAFLCGSVLLMSAHLLLCRSTDGAVEAEPSFSQYLAVLAEHVNKVNFIRGGVSSINFSGEDSPCRHPPALVVHVRGWPGLTEGQIYQEFKARCRFDVRRLSKNQFILLSNKYKQVRHVLRDYRHHPHLQVSVYRHWRHSPSVNCLLQISGIVALWSLLAFVLGGARSC, encoded by the exons ATGGAGGTGGGCGCCGAGGGCTTTGCCCAGCGCCTGCCGCGCCTCCGGCGCCGCATCCTCCGCGCCGCATTCGTGG CCCTTGATATGGAGTTTACTGGTTTGCATTCAACTTCCCTACAAAACAACGAGCCCAG CCTGTTTGACTCCCCTGCGGAGCGGTACGTGAAGGCCAGGGAGAGTGTTCAGCGCTTCACCCTGGTTCAGCTCG GGCTGGCAATATTctcaaaagaaaattcaaacaA gTATGTGGTGCATTCATataacttttttctctttccctcaaCACTGGGAATAAAGGATGTTGAATTCACCCTCTCTGCATCTAGTATTCAGTTCCTGTCTCATTATGGCTTTGACTACAACAAG TTCCTCAAAGATGGAATCCCATACATGAATGAAGTACAGGAGAAGATCCTTAGGCAGCACCTCTTAGCAGGTACCTGGAAAGTCCGCAG CACCAGTAATGCAGACAGGGATGTCCTGAAGAAAGCTATTGATGAAGTGACCACTTGGATAGCTGCAGCAAAGGAAGAGGATACTATGATTCTGCAGGATCTGAGTG GCTATCATGTGATTGAAGTTCAGCTGGTTCTGAGGCAGGCTCTTGAAAATGTTTGGACAGAGCCTCTTGGAGACAAGAAG GTAATGGTGAAAAAAGTGAGTCCAGAGCATCGTCAGCTTCTGGAGAACTCTTCTTATGACCACTGTCAGAAAAAGCTCATTCTCCTGTCTGCCCGGGGCTTCACCAACCTCTTCCAAATACTTGTTAAAGTCAAGAAG CCCCTGGTGGGACACAACATGCTTATGGACCTTATGCACCTTCACGACAAGTTCTACAGGCCCCTCCCAG AAAGCTATGAGGAGTTTAAAAGGAACATTCACAACCTGTTTCCTGTCATCATAGACACCAAGACTGTAACAAAATCTGTGCAGAAG AAATGTCGATTTCCTCGAGTATCTAATCTTGTGGAGGCATATGCAGTTTTGTGCAG CAGCAACCTGAATCCCAAAGGTCCACCGTGCCCTGTTACAGCTCTTGCAAGTGGCTGCTCAAGATACG GTGAGAAGAAATTTCCTCATGAGGCAGGCTatgatgcatttctctgtgGTTCAG TTCTTCTGATGTCAGCTCATTTGCTTCTGTGCAGATCCACAGA TGGTGCAGTGGAGGCTGAGCCTTCTTTCTCGCAGTACCTCGCCGTGTTGGCTGAGCACGTGAACAAAGTGAATTTCATCCGAGGTGGTGTTTCAAGCATT AATTTTTCTGGGGAAGATTCTCCTTGCCGCCATCCCCCTGCCTTGGTTGTTCATGTCCGAGGCTGGCCAGGGCTGACCGAGGGACAGATTTACCAAGAGTTTAAGGCTCGTTGTCGCTTTGATGTCAGACGGCTTTCAAAGAACCAGTTCATTCTGCTCTCCAATAAATACAAGCA GGTCAGGCACGTCCTGCGGGATTACAGGCACCACCCTCACCTGCAGGTCTCCGTCTATCGCCACTGGAGGCACTCGCCGAGCGTGAACTGCCTGCTGCA AATCTCTGGTATTGTGGCGCTGTGGTCTCTCTTGGCCTTTGTGCTTGGAGGAGCTCGCAGCTGTTGA
- the PNLDC1 gene encoding poly(A)-specific ribonuclease PNLDC1 isoform X2, translating into MEVGAEGFAQRLPRLRRRILRAAFVALDMEFTGLHSTSLQNNEPSLFDSPAERYVKARESVQRFTLVQLGLAIFSKENSNKYVVHSYNFFLFPSTLGIKDVEFTLSASSIQFLSHYGFDYNKFLKDGIPYMNEVQEKILRQHLLAGTWKVRSTSNADRDVLKKAIDEVTTWIAAAKEEDTMILQDLSGYHVIEVQLVLRQALENVWTEPLGDKKVMVKKVSPEHRQLLENSSYDHCQKKLILLSARGFTNLFQILVKVKKPLVGHNMLMDLMHLHDKFYRPLPESYEEFKRNIHNLFPVIIDTKTVTKSVQKKCRFPRVSNLVEAYAVLCSNLNPKGPPCPVTALASGCSRYGEKKFPHEAGYDAFLCGSVLLMSAHLLLCRSTDGAVEAEPSFSQYLAVLAEHVNKVNFIRGGVSSINFSGEDSPCRHPPALVVHVRGWPGLTEGQIYQEFKARCRFDVRRLSKNQFILLSNKYKQVRHVLRDYRHHPHLQVSVYRHWRHSPSVNCLLQISGIVALWSLLAFVLGGARSC; encoded by the exons ATGGAGGTGGGCGCCGAGGGCTTTGCCCAGCGCCTGCCGCGCCTCCGGCGCCGCATCCTCCGCGCCGCATTCGTGG CCCTTGATATGGAGTTTACTGGTTTGCATTCAACTTCCCTACAAAACAACGAGCCCAG CCTGTTTGACTCCCCTGCGGAGCGGTACGTGAAGGCCAGGGAGAGTGTTCAGCGCTTCACCCTGGTTCAGCTCG GGCTGGCAATATTctcaaaagaaaattcaaacaA gTATGTGGTGCATTCATataacttttttctctttccctcaaCACTGGGAATAAAGGATGTTGAATTCACCCTCTCTGCATCTAGTATTCAGTTCCTGTCTCATTATGGCTTTGACTACAACAAG TTCCTCAAAGATGGAATCCCATACATGAATGAAGTACAGGAGAAGATCCTTAGGCAGCACCTCTTAGCAGGTACCTGGAAAGTCCGCAG CACCAGTAATGCAGACAGGGATGTCCTGAAGAAAGCTATTGATGAAGTGACCACTTGGATAGCTGCAGCAAAGGAAGAGGATACTATGATTCTGCAGGATCTGAGTG GCTATCATGTGATTGAAGTTCAGCTGGTTCTGAGGCAGGCTCTTGAAAATGTTTGGACAGAGCCTCTTGGAGACAAGAAG GTAATGGTGAAAAAAGTGAGTCCAGAGCATCGTCAGCTTCTGGAGAACTCTTCTTATGACCACTGTCAGAAAAAGCTCATTCTCCTGTCTGCCCGGGGCTTCACCAACCTCTTCCAAATACTTGTTAAAGTCAAGAAG CCCCTGGTGGGACACAACATGCTTATGGACCTTATGCACCTTCACGACAAGTTCTACAGGCCCCTCCCAG AAAGCTATGAGGAGTTTAAAAGGAACATTCACAACCTGTTTCCTGTCATCATAGACACCAAGACTGTAACAAAATCTGTGCAGAAG AAATGTCGATTTCCTCGAGTATCTAATCTTGTGGAGGCATATGCAGTTTTGTGCAG CAACCTGAATCCCAAAGGTCCACCGTGCCCTGTTACAGCTCTTGCAAGTGGCTGCTCAAGATACG GTGAGAAGAAATTTCCTCATGAGGCAGGCTatgatgcatttctctgtgGTTCAG TTCTTCTGATGTCAGCTCATTTGCTTCTGTGCAGATCCACAGA TGGTGCAGTGGAGGCTGAGCCTTCTTTCTCGCAGTACCTCGCCGTGTTGGCTGAGCACGTGAACAAAGTGAATTTCATCCGAGGTGGTGTTTCAAGCATT AATTTTTCTGGGGAAGATTCTCCTTGCCGCCATCCCCCTGCCTTGGTTGTTCATGTCCGAGGCTGGCCAGGGCTGACCGAGGGACAGATTTACCAAGAGTTTAAGGCTCGTTGTCGCTTTGATGTCAGACGGCTTTCAAAGAACCAGTTCATTCTGCTCTCCAATAAATACAAGCA GGTCAGGCACGTCCTGCGGGATTACAGGCACCACCCTCACCTGCAGGTCTCCGTCTATCGCCACTGGAGGCACTCGCCGAGCGTGAACTGCCTGCTGCA AATCTCTGGTATTGTGGCGCTGTGGTCTCTCTTGGCCTTTGTGCTTGGAGGAGCTCGCAGCTGTTGA